The following proteins come from a genomic window of Gossypium raimondii isolate GPD5lz chromosome 5, ASM2569854v1, whole genome shotgun sequence:
- the LOC128041068 gene encoding uncharacterized protein LOC128041068, which yields MTKYKAYIMSIRAAIERKIKVLEVYGDSTLVIYQLKSEWKTRDSKLISYRKLVLELVEEFDDITFCYLSRDENQMADALTTLAFMIRVNKQEDVKPIQMSIFEALAHYYNIEEEEEDDHPWYHDILRYVKNHEDPDQATENYKRTLRRLTSGYVLDREILY from the coding sequence atgacaaaatacAAAGCATACATCATGAGCATCCGTGCAGCCATAGAACGTAAGATCAAAGTACTAGAGGTATATGGGGATTCGACATTAGTGATATATCAACTCAAAAGTGAATGGAAGACGAGAGACTCCAAATTGATCAGTTATCGAAAGCTAGTTCTCGAATTAGTTgaggagtttgatgacatcaccttCTGCTACCTCTCGCGAGATGAAAACCAGATGGCCGACGCCTTGACTACTTTAGCTTTTATGATCAGAGTAAACAAACAAGAGGATGTGAAACCTATCCAGATGAGCATTTTTGAGGCTCTGGCTCATTATTACAACATcgaagaagaggaagaggatGACCACCCTTGGTACCATGATATACTACGATATGTTAAGAATCATGAGGACCCTGACCAAGCAACTGAGAATTATAAGAGGACGTTGAGAAGACTGACCAGTGGCTATGTCTTAGATAGGGAGATCCTCTACTAA